The following are encoded in a window of Narcine bancroftii isolate sNarBan1 chromosome 2, sNarBan1.hap1, whole genome shotgun sequence genomic DNA:
- the LOC138754353 gene encoding LOW QUALITY PROTEIN: actin-1-like (The sequence of the model RefSeq protein was modified relative to this genomic sequence to represent the inferred CDS: substituted 2 bases at 2 genomic stop codons) yields the protein MDNSTMIIDNGSGICKAGIAGDNAPRSVITSIVGRPKAKLTMLGAGHKEYYIGEEAQARRGDLSLKYPIKHGMVTCWEDMEKIXRHVYDCELRLKSHERPVLLTEAPLNPLRNXEIVTEMMFESFKVPAMYVAIQAVLVLYASGRTTGLVVDIGDGVTHTVPIYEGYCLPHAVYRFDLAGRDITQYFIRILMEVGHSFISSAGREIVKDIKEKLCYVAIDPQLEIRKKCEDIQKEYRLPDGNVIQIQSQLCRAPEILFSPACVGFECPGVHRLVFKSILKCDIDLRKYLHLNVLLSGGSTLFLGLDDRMLKELQLLVPAGVPVKVIAPPERKYSVWIGASILTCLTSFQEMWITAAEYLEMGSCVVHRKCF from the coding sequence ATGGATAACTCCACCATGATCATAGACAATGGCTCAGGTATCTGCAAAGCGGGGATAGCTGGGGACAACGCCCCAAGGTCAGTCATTACATCCATTGTCGGGCGTCCTAAAGCCAAATTGACCATGCTTGGGGCTGGTCATAAGGAGTACTATATAGGGGAAGAAGCTCAAGCTAGGAGAGGAGACTTGAGTTTAAAATACCCAATTAAACATGGCATGGTGACTTGCTGGGAGGATATGGAAAAGATTTGAAGACATGTTTACGATTGCGAGCTCCGTTTAAAATCACACGAGAGGCCAGTGTTGTTGACCGAAGCTCCTCTCAATCCTTTACGTAATTGAGAAATCGTGACCGAGATGATGTTTGAAAGTTTCAAGGTTCCTGCTATGTACGTAGCTATCCAGGCAGTTCTTGTTCTCTACGCTTCAGGACGAACAACTGGTCTGGTCGTGGACATTGGGGATGGCGTGACTCACACAGTGCCCATTTACGAAGGCTACTGTCTCCCCCATGCCGTCTACAGGTTCGATTTAGCTGGTAGAGATATTACCCAATATTTCATTAGGATCTTGATGGAAGTCGGCCATTCCTTTATCTCTTCTGCTGGGAGGGAGATTGTGAAAGACATCAAAGAGAAGCTATGCTATGTGGCTATTGATCCACAATTAGAAATAAGGAAGAAATGCGAAGATATCCAGAAGGAATACAGGTTGCCTGATGGAAATGTGATACAAATCCAAAGCCAGCTTTGCAGGGCCCCAGAGATACTATTTTCACCTGCTTGCGTGGGTTTCGAATGTCCAGGTGTGCACCGGCTGGTCTTTAAGAGTATCTTAAAATGTGACATTGATTTGCGGAAGTATCTCCATTTAAATGTGCTGCTTTCGGGAGGCTCCACGCTCTTTCTAGGTCTGGATGATAGGATGCTGAAGGAACTGCAGTTGTTAGTTCCTGCTGGAGTGCCAGTGAAGGTCATTGCCCCTCCAGAGAGGAAATATTCTGTTTGGATTGGAGCTTCCATCCTAACATGCCTGACTTCCTTTCAGGAAATGTGGATTACTGCTGCCGAGTACCTCGAGATGGGATCTTGTGTTGTACATAGAAAATGCTTCTAG